In Erigeron canadensis isolate Cc75 chromosome 7, C_canadensis_v1, whole genome shotgun sequence, one DNA window encodes the following:
- the LOC122608847 gene encoding disease resistance protein RUN1-like, which yields MASSSSSNSAHASSSRVWKYDVFLSFRGEDTRKTFVDHLHSALVQRLIRVYKDDEALPRGDSIGPSIFKAIEESHIVVIVFSKNYAGSSWCLDELSYIMKCRVRGLTVMPIFYDVDPSQIRKQEGCFGKAFAKQEAQNITKAELWRKALFDANSGVDEDLPGLRVRVLELISPLELGSDCVRMCGIWGIGGSGKATLAFSVYKEISRSFQGHCFIANIREQSKYGLENLQQKILLTVLKTDQKVQSVEEGKYILKSRLCNSKVLVVLDDVDNQSQLEALVGSHEWFGAGSRIIITTRDEHVLTSHRVDDTSSVRLLSDQEAIQLFNKHAYNEVEPLTNYEKHSLSVVSYAAGLPLAVKVLGSFLYDKDESEWISALSKLKVLPNIQVMDILRISYDGLEPLEKELFLDIACFFRWESADITDEPMEILDACGFHPVIGIKVLQEIALITTVGGKFDMHDLVQEMGHYIVREKHYNNPEKHTRVWRKEDISNMCLGDATKQNNKIEVIDTYSYLPRASKIISTMKKLRWLSVYHGCDDEGPSFLSNELRYFSWRYYPESPFPDSFQPTNLVILKLDCSLQSKLWNGYKRLPYLKVLRLRNMKSLVNTPDFSGLPCLQKLALDSCKKLKEIHQSLGNHRSLEDIRVVRCEKLRTFPTILQMEKLNTLMLKYCNILEFPKIQGKMHSLEMLYFSGNKIALESMIHQSIRKLHLSSLRKLHLGGWGLKDGKTPYAIGELSNLEELDLRRNDFSTLGFSLLNLTRLKILILSECNWLEELPELPSSIAIIEADNCTSLTTTGNHHRNLNSLCQVSLVEGGIVSDAGRFLQSMLQGRAFDNHCTILRFEGVEIPKRFNPGLVRGNRCTYQLPENWYNDFSGFLMCAALPYVMNYIEITMKCVMVSGLDSQDDDDMAWEAGVGTDKRTWVGYVLFGLLKHTLWWDETSTALSFSFDHCTIDCSGIGIKLVPKKIGIAPAETSTNYPPHFKILLDSALTLKISLEMITYVKY from the exons AtggcatcttcatcatcttctaacTCTGCTCACGCCTCTTCTTCTCGAGTGTGGAAATATGATGTATTTCTTAGTTTTAGGGGAGAGGATACTCGCAAGACCTTTGTGGATCATCTCCACTCGGCTCTTGTACAACGACTAATCCGCGTTTACAAGGATGACGAGGCACTTCCCCGTGGTGATTCCATCGGCCCGTCTATATTCAAGGCTATCGAAGAATCACATATTGTTGTCATAGTGTTCTCCAAAAACTATGCGGGTTCTTCGTGGTGTTTAGACGAACTTTCATATATTATGAAATGCAGGGTGAGAGGGTTAACTGTTATGCCCATATTCTATGACGTGGATCCGTCGCAAATAAGAAAACAAGAAGGGTGTTTCGGAAAAGCATTTGCCAAACAAGAGGCGCAGAACATCACCAAAGCTGAATTGTGGAGAAAAGCGCTTTTTGATGCAA ATTCAGGTGTTGATGAAGACCTTCCTGGATTGAGGGTTCGCGTACTAGAGTTGATATCACCGTTAGAACTTGGGTCGGATTGTGTGCGCATGTGTGGGATATGGGGGATTGGTGGCAGTGGTAAGGCTACTCTTGCCTTTTCTGTTTATAAGGAAATCTCTCGCTCTTTTCAAGGTCATTGCTTTATTGCCAATATTCGTGAGCAAAGCAAATATGGTTTAGAAAACCTGCAACAAAAAATTCTATTAACTGTTTTGAAAACAGATCAAAAAGTGCAGAGTGTTGAAGAAGGAAAATACATACTAAAGAGTAGGCTATGTAACAGTAAAGTGTTGGTAGTTCTTGATGATGTAGATAATCAAAGCCAACTAGAAGCGTTGGTTGGATCACATGAATGGTTTGGTGCTGGGAGCCGGATAATAATCACAACGAGAGATGAGCATGTGCTAACTTCTCACAGGGTAGACGACACATCTAGTGTTAGATTACTATCAGATCAAGAGGCTATCCAGCTGTTCAATAAGCATGCATATAATGAAGTAGAGCCTCTAACAAATTATGAGAAACATTCATTAAGTGTGGTTTCTTATGCTGCTGGGCTCCCATTAGCGGTGAAAGTTTTAGGCTCTTTTCTATATGACAAAGACGAGAGTGAGTGGATAAGTGCCTTATCAAAGTTAAAAGTTCTCCCAAATATTCAGGTCATGGATATATTGAGAATTAGTTATGATGGACTTGAACCCCTCGAGAAAGAGTTATTCTTGGATATAGCATGTTTCTTTAGATGGGAAAGCGCAGATATCACGGATGAGCCGATGGAGATACTTGACGCTTGTGGATTTCACCCTGTTATAGGGATAAAGGTGTTGCAAGAAATAGCTCTCATAACTACAGTCGGTGGTAAGTTTGATATGCATGATCTGGTTCAAGAAATGGGACACTACATTGTTAGAGAGAAGCATTATAATAATCCTGAAAAGCATACCAGAGTTTGGAGAAAAGAAGATATCAGTAACATGTGTCTTGGGGATGCAACAAAG CAAAATAATAAGATTGAAGTCATAGACACTTATAGTTATCTTCCACGCGCTAGTAAGATAATTTCAACCATGAAGAAACTAAGGTGGCTTAGTGTTTACCATGGTTGTGATGATGAAGGCCCTAGTTTTTTGTCAAATGAGTTGAGGTATTTTAGTTGGCGATATTATCCAGAAAGTCCTTTCCCAGACAGTTTCCAACCAACAAATCTTGTCATTCTTAAGTTAGATTGCAGCTTGCAAAGCAAACTTTGGAATGGTTACAAG CGTCTGCCATATTTGAAAGTGCTTCGACTCAGGAATATGAAAAGCCTAGTAAACACACCAGATTTTAGTGGACTGCCGTGTCTCCAGAAGCTGGCCCTCGATTCTTGTAAGAAGTTAAAAGAGATTCACCAATCACTTGGAAATCATAGAAGTCTTGAAGACATAAGAGTGGTTCGTTGTGAAAAGCTTAGAACGTTTCCAACAATTCTCCAGATGGAAAAACTAAATACTCTTATGTTGAAGTATTGTAATATTCTTGAGTTTCCGAAAATCCAAGGAAAGATGCATAGCTTAGAAATGTTGTATTTTAGTGGGAATAAGATAGCACTTGAGTCAATGATTCACCAGTCGATACGAAAGTTACATCTTAGTAGCTTACGAAAGTTGCATCTTGGTGGCTGGGGTTTGAAAGATGGAAAAACTCCCTATGCTATTGGTGAGTTATCCAACTTAGAAGAGCTAGATTTAAGGCGTAATGATTTTTCAACATTGGGTTTCAGCCTCTTGAATCTTACTAGGCTAAAAATCCTCATTCTGTCAGAATGCAATTGGCTTGAAGAGTTACCCGAGCTCCCATCAAGCATAGCTATTATTGAAGCAGACAATTGCACGTCACTTACAACCACTGGAAATCATCACAGAAATTTAAATTCGTTGTGTCAAGTCTCACTTGTTGAAGGGGGCATTGTGTCTGATGCTGGCAGATTTCTACAATCCATGCTTCAG GGAAGGGCTTTTGACAATCACTGTACGATTCTCCGATTTGAAGGGGTTGAGATTCCAAAGAGGTTTAACCCTGGCCTTGTTAGAGGTAATAGATGTACGTATCAACTTCCAGAGAATTGGTACAATGACTTTAGTGGATTCTTAATGTGTGCTGCTTTGCCATATGTCATGAACTATATTGAAATAACAATGAAGTGTGTGATGGTCAGTGGTCTGGATTctcaagatgatgatgatatggcTTGGGAGGCAGGCGTTGGTACTGATAAGAGAACATGGGTCGGGTATGTTCTGTTTGGTTTGTTGAAACACACTTTATGGTGGGACGAAACTTCCACCGCGCTTTCATTTTCGTTTGATCACTGCACAATAGATTGTAGCGGGATTGGAATTAAACTTGTTCCCAAGAAAATTGGAATTGCTCCAGCCGAAACCTCAACAAATTATCCACCTCATTTTAAGATTTTACTTGACTCAGCTCTAACTTTAAAGATTTCCTTAGAAATGATTACATATGTCAAGTATTGA
- the LOC122608848 gene encoding disease resistance protein RUN1-like, which produces MEDINRRHKEYMERRAKQDNEIMRYEAKAIKDIVDKVHDRLYPLILDVDEDLVGMTPRIQVLKSLLEIGSGAVRMVGIWGVGGGGKTTLATSVCMEISPHFDGYYVVDNIREEVSRYGLKKLQEKLLYTVLKTKVKVQSVAQGKHMIKSILCHRNVLILLDDVDGLDQLQALAGSFKWFGDGSRVIITTRDEHLLRTHRVNHVSHVTLLSVEESIQLFYTHAYNETEPLADYEELSLRVVSYAAGLPLALKVLGSFLFDKDGNEWRSALAKLQDIPDVKIMNILKISYDGLEDYQKRLFLHIACFFRWESIDNVMGMLEASGSHPVIGIRVLRQKALISIADGRFDMHDLVQEMGHFIVREEHPNNLEKHSRFRKYKDFCNMCFGGASLLKKNDKVEAMQNGCCSHYQSSCFSKIISCKKKLRSASMSKYDNTNMISKYDNTNMSNDDDTSMSKYDNTNMSKYDNTNMSKYDDTSMSVLYMSQFDNIREIIKPKF; this is translated from the exons ATGGAGGATATCAATAGAAGACACAAGGAGTACATGGAACGGAGGGCCAAGCAAGACAATGAGATCATGAG GTATGAAGCAAAAGCCATCAAAGACATTGTTGATAAAGTTCACGACAGATTGTATCCCTTAATATTAGATGTTGATGAAGACCTGGTTGGGATGACGCCCCGCATACAAGTTTTGAAATCTCTATTGGAAATAGGGTCAGGTGCCGTGCGAATGGTCGGGATATGGGGGGTTGGGGGTGGTGGTAAGACTACTCTTGCAACTTCGGTTTGTATGGAAATCTCTCCCCATTTTGATGGTTATTACGTTGTTGACAATATTCGAGAGGAAGTTAGCAGATATGGTCTAAAAAaacttcaagaaaaacttttaTATACTGTACTAAAAACTAAGGTGAAAGTACAGAGTGTCGCACAAGGAAAACACATGATCAAAAGCATATTATGTCATAGGAATGTGTTAATACTTCTTGATGATGTTGATGGTCTTGACCAACTACAGGCTTTAGCCGGATCATTTAAATGGTTTGGTGATGGGAGTCGAGTAATAATCACAACTAGAGATGAACATTTGCTAAGAACTCACAGGGTAAACCATGTATCTCACGTTACATTATTATCAGTTGAAGAGTCTATCCAGCTATTTTATACGCACGCATATAATGAAACAGAGCCTCTAGCAGATTATGAGGAACTTTCGTTGCGTGTGGTTTCTTATGCTGCTGGGCTCCCGTTAGCACTCAAAGTTTTAGGATCTTTTCTATTTGATAAAGATGGGAATGAGTGGAGAAGTGCCTTGGCGAAGTTGCAAGACATCCCTGATGTCAAGATCATGAACATACTCAAAATAAGTTATGATGGACTTGAAGACTACCAGAAGCGGTTATTCTTGCATATTGCTTGTTTCTTCAGGTGGGAAAGCATAGATAATGTAATGGGGATGCTTGAAGCGAGTGGATCTCACCCTGTCATAGGGATAAGGGTGTTGAGACAAAAAGCTCTCATAAGTATTGCCGATGGTAGATTTGATATGCATGATCTTGTTCAAGAAATGGGACACTTCATTGTTAGGGAGGAACATCCTAACAATCTTGAAAAACATAGTAGATTTCGGAAGTATAAAGATTTCTGTAACATGTGCTTTGGAGGTGCATCATTGCTAAAG AAAAATGACAAGGTTGAAGCGATGCAAAATGGTTGTTGTTCTCATTACCAATCATCATGCTTCTCTAAGATTATTTCGTGTAAGAAGAAGCTAAGGTCAGCTAGCATGAGTAAATACGATAACACTAATATGATCAGTAAGTACGATAACACTAACATGAGTAATGACGATGACACTAGCATGAGTAAGTACGATAACACTAACATGAGTAAGTACGATAACACTAACATGAGTAAGTACGATGACACTAGCATGAGTGTATTATACATGTCACAGTTTGATAATATTAGGGAGATCATTAAGCCAAAGTTTTAG